In the Pseudanabaena sp. PCC 7367 genome, one interval contains:
- a CDS encoding YceD family protein translates to MERIYIPQLLKAIDATETIEFRQFIDGLDSLTPVSGVIEVCHMGNFLAVSATANTIVTLTCDRTLKQFNHRLAIDTSEDIWLFEPLPESDFPKEREITFDDLADTLSPQGYFDPQNWLYEQLVLAIPVQKFAPDAPDLIQTAESLEDDAPVIDKRWAALQALNLSE, encoded by the coding sequence ATGGAGCGGATTTACATTCCTCAGCTATTAAAGGCGATCGATGCCACCGAGACGATCGAGTTTCGCCAGTTCATCGATGGTCTTGATTCACTCACGCCAGTATCTGGGGTGATCGAGGTATGTCATATGGGCAACTTTCTTGCGGTTTCTGCCACTGCCAACACAATTGTTACGCTAACCTGCGATCGTACCCTGAAGCAATTTAATCACCGTCTGGCGATCGATACCAGTGAAGACATCTGGCTATTTGAGCCACTACCAGAGTCAGACTTTCCGAAGGAGCGCGAAATCACCTTCGACGATCTTGCCGACACCCTATCTCCGCAGGGCTATTTTGATCCCCAGAACTGGCTCTATGAACAGTTGGTGCTGGCGATCCCAGTCCAAAAGTTTGCCCCCGATGCTCCTGATTTGATCCAAACTGCTGAATCTTTAGAAGATGATGCGCCAGTGATAGATAAACGTT